The DNA segment cttatacaaacactgagagaacatacaaaccctttgcagatgttgaccctgggtcacttgaacccaggtccccagtgctgcaaggctgtaatgctaaccactcagccacagTATTACAAGTTTAGGCCATTGATCACTGCTCTGTACTTGGTGTGGAAAAGATATTCCAGGATGTTGATCTGATAGGTAATCAGGTGCTTGAGTAGAACTTTGGTACCATTCATGGACTAGGATCCTAACAGGCCATGTGGAGAACTGAGGTTACCATACAGGCCTGGACAATGAGGCTGACTGAATAGAAATAAAGTTGCCGCTCATACCAACCATGCTGATCAATAAATGAATTCTGAAAAATATCCATTTAATCTTGCATATTcagaatatttccttttttttttcccttcctaaGGGCCACGGGTGAACAAAGCTAAAGTACAAGCTGCACTCCAGAGACAGAGAGGCACAGAACAAGAGCGACTTATTGACCACTAGGATCTACAATGGAAAAGGGCACCCTGAAATGTTTGCTCAGAGTCAGACTCAGGAATGGACTCTACCAGGACAGCAGTGTTAAAACATATACGctgagtttttttaaaaaattgtatagagaagttacattttttttcatagatTAATTTATGGGGAAACCagatgttttgtaaatgcaaataccAATGCAAGTTACCCTGCCCCTTTAATTTTACATTTGTAAATTTCTCTGAGAATCACATAGTATATTTTACTAATTAATTTGCTAATTCATTACAAGAAAATCTATGCCAAGATGAAGACAAATAAGCAGAGACTACTTTATACATAAGGTGCCTGTACTTTTATTAATAGAGGAATAAATAACTTTGTACAGCTTTTATATGACGGCTAGGAAGCTGTGCTCTTCAGCAGGGACTGCTCACCAAAGAGGTTTTTGAAGAAAGTCACGTGCTCTTCACAGTGTTCTCCTAGATGGAAGGCAAGAAGAGTTGAGAAGAAACCGGCCCTGTGTCATGCGCATCTCCTATCATCAGTGTTTTTACTGAAACTCTTGAGTAGATGGACACACAAGATGTAACTTTCATTGGTTTTATTTCTAAGGGAAACTAAACTTGGCATGTATAGTGTTTGTTATTAAAACCAGTCAAACAAATGGTCTGCTCTTCATTTATTGTTGAATGTGGGGTAAATATGGTATTTTCTATAGTATTGCCATGTGGTAAAATTGACAAACCATTGATCATATTAAGagttaaggggtattccaggagtaTGAACGCTGGCTACAAAcatccataatgctataaataagggaatacaacaaaactcaatgttaaGAAaactaagctccattttgtgattatgattcacaaaatattaTGGGCTTTGTTAAGTAGGAGGAGTTCTCAAAGTCCcttgatccttcagttctcattaacagctcccagtgatgatgtaacaaacCATCCTGCTCTGTAGTAATGATATGTAACCACCGTCACCTAAAttagatgacatctcaccacagtaCTGGCCGTACTACAGCcacacatagtggtgatcacatgacctgcaggacatgtgaccagcacccATATTTGTCTCTGTAGAGGAGACACGGGAGAGaaatcacaggactgattaaagggccagtaccattgttctgctaaggggagctaaaTTTTTAATAATTACACACTATcaaatattttaatgacccatttgtgcATATTCCTAGAATACCCCATTAAGCTACAATACAAACTGAGATCAATTTGACAATTACCTGGTGTGAAATTAGGGTTACCACGAAGACGCAGGTTTCTTTGTTCAAAGAAGCGGAAGACTGTATAAAAAAGCATGTCATCGCTGGTTTGCTTAGCTGCATCAAGGAATTTCCGAGCAGAGGCACCGTCATGTCCTCCAATGCTGCGTATGAACCTTAGTGCTGCCAGAACCTGGTGCTTTGATAACAAAACCTCAACAATTTCATCATTTGCTGTAGAAagtctctgtaaaaaaaaaaaaatatatattttcataaatttaaAGAACTTTACAATTATTGACAAAATATCGGTCAAAAATACACCTTAAAACAACCCAGAAAATGGAtctaaataaagatacatgtcccttaGTGACTTTGACTGGAAAAAGGTGGGCGATGCCTTATTTTTGCACGGATATTGTTGCTTGGGGCAGAAAATAAAATGATCATGTAACTTTTCTTGTGTGTCCACTTGGGTTTTTGCATTGATCTACATGCAGTTTTGATACAGAATTCCCTCAGGCTAATGGGGAGGGGGAGCATGCAGAAAATACACTAAAAAGACATCTGAAAGACAAAAGCACATAAAAACCTTGCAATGTTGGATATGGATTTTCTGCACGACAATCTGCAACGTGTGCCTCAATTTTCTGGCACCTTTAGAGCATTTTCAGATTACTGTTCAGCTTTCATATGAATGGATAATATCGGCTGTATGCTACCCATACCGTTTCAgtacaggtagcatacagccacattaATTTCAATTGGCCATATGTCCATCTTTATGTATTGCCCATCGTAGACAGGAAAATATatagcttgctctatctttccaCTCTCCTCCCTATGCTACGCCTGGGTGTAAATACACTGTTTGAAAAGGGCCTAATACAGCTGCCCCCTGGGTCAGTATTAAAGGCTTGTCACAACTGCAGATCTACAAATACAGGTCACAGGATTTGCTCTGGTGACCTGTAAAACTGCAGCAGACAAGTATCTGAGGATGAGCCCTCATGTAAGGACATACAATAGACTAAAGAACATTCTCCTTGTTATAGAGCCAAGAATCTATAGATGCAACAAAGCAGCCACGTGAGCAGCGCCTGTCAGAAGTTAAAATGCTCCAGGGATCGTGGCTACCATTACTTTTcaaaacttttatgaagtttgttcacCCTTCaactgtttcacaggggttaaaacaaaatgaaagttcaaattttgaaattgcaattttttttttttccctaaataaatgtatttttcaaaaaaatggacACAAGGATAAAATACTataatgctccacaaagtttgacacCTAATTTCTCCCAATTATACCATTACCCCATAtgtgtggtaaactgctgtattggCACAccccagggcattgaagggaagctgcgccattcagagccaATTTGTACTGTCACTTTAAGGCTATAAAATCTTTACATTTTTGGGTCAATTCTGCcatatgagggcttttttttgggggggggggaggtctttTTATTTTATGGATCACTAGGATACCTCattaatatatttttctttatatttctcCAATGTTAGTAAAGAAAAACTAAGAAAAAtcacatttgttttagtattgctattttttcagatgcacaacaattttttttggttcacagagctggttgtgggctcactttttgcgtgacaagttgttcttttacagtggtactattttgaagcttaacttttttttttatcacctagagcattttttgtgaagggattttattaaaaaaaaatatatataatttatttttttttttggcaagtttttcaggcTTTTCTATTTTAAGTCATTCACCAAGTGGGTCTAATAGTGTTTCTGATTTATtgcacagattgttacggatgcagggataTAAAATGTgggtttttaatttgtttttttttttgtgggggtggggggtttatTATAGTGTATGATGGTGGTTTTTTGACCTTTATTTAACCATTTAAAGAAACTATTCCCTTTTTTGGCAGGTTGGCTTAAACAACTGATCATCTGTTTGTTCTTATTGAGCCAACACAGTGCAATAAAATGTGTATATAATTGGGGCGTTAGAATTGCACTGGATTACGTAATACCTGGACGCATGGTCCAGCGTTTGGAGAAGTTTGCGCAGCCAAGACTACTCACcagaccctggggctgccatCAGTGAAATAGACTTTTTATAAAAGGGTTAAACTACCTGTGTAAGCATCTATTATGTGTTAATGTAATGGTCACAATGAGCGGGACAGAAGATCAGACTTCAATGGTTTTTGGGTATTTTCTGTAGTCTGTAAATGTGTAGAGACAACTTTGTTCAGTTATAACATAAAGGATCTGGCTTTATTTTACCTTTAACATGTCAAGAGAAAGCTGATGTGCTGGAGGATAGACGCTTTCTAAAGACAACAGGAGGCAGGCCTGAAAACAGAAAACCTTGCATATTAAATATATGGTACATTAAATTTGGTTTCTTTCTCTTTCCTTTAGCCAGTCACAGAATTTTCAAGCATGGCTCTTAGtgttgtaaaaaaagaaaaaaaaacactaacatTCAGTAGTgtaatttttatgtataaaagctaaagaaaaaaaaccaaaatgtaaCCCAAGGACATTGCTAAGTTGCATCGCATGCACAAAATTTTACCTAAATATAAATATGCAGTGTCTGGTATAAATTGTATCTATTGGAGGCCTTGCGTACTTCAACCTAACCCCATGAGTCCCAGGAAAACTTAAAGGCACCTGTCACATTTGCAGAAATACagtcagtgacaggttcctatagagccttattcactgactgacacccttcttttagttaaaaattgctttgcttacatccacagaaatcaccttttatcttgtaTTACCTGTCACCAGAGGGGGGCGTGTCCTTCTCGGCCGGCccttcccatctaatcctccccatgccttcttactggtcaaagttcatgtcatgtgaccagagtggcatcatctcaggtcctttagcctcttaataacagGAAAATTTTCCcctatgcatgtatctgatcacatgaagttacagaggctgctgagatttcatgtaatcacatacatggtgtacatgaATGAATTTTCTTTGAACGAAACCACTCgaagatttgtttctgcatcagtgttctcaaggtatgtttggttcacaatgcataaaaaaatgttagatttcctatttaattaaaatttttacatACATAAATTTGACAAAAATTGCCACTTTGTTTCATGCACAAAACTGATATTAATAAATTACACCTCCTCAAAGTCATAAACAAAACTGAGCAAGAATGTAAATCATGTTTTCGTACAAGAGTTGCACAAATTACAGAATGTATATCACTGGAATGATATCTAGTCCCcctctcctattgttccatatgactgtttgcactttgtaatgttttattttatttgtatatgtcccctatgatttgtaaagtcctATGGAACATGAAGgccctatataaaaaaaatgattattCAATATCTAGTCACTTATGGAACATATGTGGtacaaaatggatccaaacatttACCACCACTAAACCCGCAGCCTCTCGTGGTATAAAATACCTATTTTATGTTAATACTGGCCTGTTTAcctatttaaattaaaaaaaaaagctgcctCCAAAGTCATATATAAAAGTTGAGAAGAGTCACACTGAGACGGCTGAAGGGGAAGAATCACTTCAGACACACCTCTTGTGCTCTATAGCAGATTAAACATAGAAAAGAATGAATATTTTATGTTTAATCTAATAGAAAGGATATTTTATGCCCTACCCAGGTCGTTTAATGGTATAAAGGCTGGTGACTGCTAAGACTTCTTACATACCAGAGGCTTGGAGTCGCTGAGTACATGATACTGCAAGAACTGATGAAGCATGTAGAAGAGGTTGTGCTGCACCAGCGTTTTGATCACCAGCTCATATAGATAGTGCTAGAAAAGAAACAAGCATTAGGCTCCATGTAGGCAGAAGGCTTTTCAAAGACTTATCTTGTGCTAGATTGATATAATGTTATATCAGGTTAGTAGTGGATGGATGCACCCTCTTCTCTATTAGGATcgctctatagcagtggtggcgaacctatggcacgggtgccaaaggtggcactcaaagccctatctgtgggcacccaggtctttaTCCAagaacagagtttgccagacaggactcaaggctcctgtggtccaagacggctcaggacgtgccatgctcagcgccattttaaagtgaaATCCTTGGCTGCCAGTTCTACAgcagaagcgagaaggtgtggatagagatggattgtcattggagctcctgctctgggtcccctgattttgCCTCTTCAGGAGACCCTGAAAGGAAGCAAcagtccaaatttctccatcttcttattattgtattggtgaactcaggatgcaaatacgattgaaacctgtgatacagcagggatcaataagttactgcttaaattgtcatgtcggcactgtgcgacatataagtgggttttggttgtctgtctctaaaaggtccgccatcactgctctataggataCAATCTTTTGTAGATTTGGTGGCACTGTGTAAGTGGTAGTGGAGAATTATTTAGTCTTTTGTGGCATATAAAAACACTTCTCACAATGCAAATAATTAAAGCGGTCCTAACTGACGTAAGGAATACCAGAATCTTGCAgaattgtgactgcagctctggattgcaATAAATAAGGTCACTTAGGACTAGTAAAAGAAATGTAATGCTGAACCTTTCTTGTTGAAAAATTCTAGACGTCAACTAAAATAATGTTATAAAAGCCAGATTTACCCAATTTACTAATCATTAGCATAAAGAATAATACCGCCGACATCCTAGACAGAACGACAGGTCCTGGACGTCTTTCAATGTAAAAGCATTGCATACAGACCTGCACAGGGATCTGGGACTGGTTTAGAGAGCGGATGTACTCCATCAGAACGGCGATGATGAACTTGTGTGGAACCTCCTAATtggtacagaaaaaaataaaatgtctttATGAATCTCATAGGTGACACAAAGCTAttgatatatataatacatttttaataggGAATATGTGAACAATTTTGAACCAAGCTTCACAGTTTTAGGTATGAGCGTTGTGTGTGGttactagcagcaggactgtaaaaaatgcatttagaTTCCTGGATAGTAGCTGGACTTGGGGCACTTGTGTGTGACAGCACTTCACTGATTACAGCACAGTTCCTGCTGTGCTTCTGTtagaatactacagcagttactcagatgGAGGGGCTGTGCTATATTCTGTGCAGAAATTCAGGAAATATACAAAGTTCAGGAATATACAAGTATTTTTCCTTGTCCTGTTACTAACAAAACAGAATAGTATGGTTACACTGTGTCTACAGGGCTGCTGCCCAACACCATCTGCAGCTTCACATGGTCAGAACGGATGATGGATTCCATTTGAAGTGGTATGTAGCCCATTTTATTGAATGTATTGGCGCTTTACATTTTGCAAATACACCAACCATAGATTAGAAAATAGGTCTGATCAGAGCCTCAGGAGTCTCATTATCGGACATCAAAATACTCACTTTCAAGTCTGTGAAGACAGATAACACATGGGTGTACATGTCGGACTGATCTATGACAGCCTGGCCTCGCACAGGTCTTTTCACAAGTGCATTACTTCTCCCCTGACTGCTTTCCACAGCCTGTAGCGCAGAAACACAAAGTGAGTATAAAAGGGTCATGGTAACTAAATCGTGTAAAGGATTCCATTATGAAGGAAGGCAACGCATCCCTTACCAAAGTGTAGCTATGCTCAGCCTCTAGATACTTCTTATATTCACAGTTCAGCTTGTCGAAGACTGTAGCAATGACAGGCAGGGGGGCTCTGTCCTTCTCAGATAACACTGGAAAACAATCCCCA comes from the Engystomops pustulosus chromosome 5, aEngPut4.maternal, whole genome shotgun sequence genome and includes:
- the RMC1 gene encoding regulator of MON1-CCZ1 complex isoform X3, coding for MYCPESCVILLSTANLCNVLQPFHFKSGTMAKMAKFEIELPASTAKVAKISERDIAMATIYGQLYVLFLRHHAKASSSPGAEVVLYHLPREGPCKKMHILKLNRTGKFALNVVDNLVVVHHQDTETSVIFDIRLRGEFDGTVTLHQPVLPARSIHPYQIPIAGTNVCHPATNTEGPSAVAGQIPIPCKLYSSSWIVFQPDIIISASEGYLWYLRIKLAPIVHLLTDKGRLMDFLLQRKDCKSVILSVCSQMLSEKDRAPLPVIATVFDKLNCEYKKYLEAEHSYTLAVESSQGRSNALVKRPVRGQAVIDQSDMYTHVLSVFTDLKEVPHKFIIAVLMEYIRSLNQSQIPVQHYLYELVIKTLVQHNLFYMLHQFLQYHVLSDSKPLACLLLSLESVYPPAHQLSLDMLKRLSTANDEIVEVLLSKHQVLAALRFIRSIGGHDGASARKFLDAAKQTSDDMLFYTVFRFFEQRNLRLRGNPNFTPGEHCEEHVTFFKNLFGEQSLLKSTAS